A genomic window from Neoarius graeffei isolate fNeoGra1 chromosome 5, fNeoGra1.pri, whole genome shotgun sequence includes:
- the phactr4b gene encoding phosphatase and actin regulator 4B isoform X1, which yields MGQSFSLEIASQDTNTHTDDESSNQHNSTGSEGGDSTPPPKRKGKFSTLGKIFKPWKWRKKKSSEKFKETSEVLERKMSMRRPREELIEQGVLKELPENEADEAHGSKPLYVKNGHTLPVGGTSGSWGIEPVRPTPDLQFRINPERRGRDPSDAERRAMTSQDEGWRGGRAAVDEWKPSVGWQGEEIKHGGRIHTDAERKPGLIKAPSEDGRRTRPEADWKPSLPRHSSAEEGRGRRESDSSHYVPDPEALRDTLREPLPPKQPVVAPKWLLSSTTEPGTEALPHTPIHSPAASFSSSGSSNSPSSSIPSAATKTLRTASSAVASMPLASSSTQSSTQGPMPTQPARQPPLPPPKPVNRTTNTAMLASTLQGGDPFPLYWSCWKREADYDVYLSLPVYLCRRAGGGRTAELSQVVGNANPAPAKPSPPMPPKRTTPVTKRHTDNTALPLSSLPSILSLEDRANIPGGFPLPPPPPSPPLPTHIPPSPPRGHPHQLLHQHSYPHPLPDPLPVHFDPPSPQEELPTRQAPVPLHIMIQRALISPGAALPHLDASHRAHSLLFETPPEYQGSRPLPVTIQPLKMAEDDYSDEEEEDEEEEEEEEEEEEEEEEDEDDEPPPEHLPPPQTQPELEPRSRRCLVGDVNIRIMPEGSDSSEEEEREEDQQADESDSDGPVLYKEEESDEEEESPPSNLASRVKRKDTLALKLSSRPSAPDRQAPERQTRMEYTGLSWQSKEQWEAIRTQIGTALTRRLSQRPTAEELEQRNILQPKNEADRQAEVREIKRRLTRKLSQRPTVAELQARKILRFHEYVEVTHAQDYDRRADKPWTKLTPADKAAIRKELNEFKSSEMEVHEESRIYTRFHRP from the exons ATGATGAAAGCAGCAACCAGCACAATAGTACGGGGAGCGAAGGGGGCGATAGCACTCCTCCCCCCAAGCGCAAGGGCAAGTTCTCGACGCTGGGCAAAATCTTCAAACCTTGGAAATGGAGGAAGAAGAAAAGCAGTGAGAAGTTTAAGGAAACGTCAGAAG TTTTGGAAAGAAAGATGTCGATGAGAAGACCACGGGAGGAGCTGATAGAGCAGGGAGTTCTGAAGGAGCTTCCAGAGAAtg AGGCAGATGAGGCGCATGGGTCCAAGCCCCTGTATGTGAAGAATGGCCACACGCTGCCTGTAGGGGGCACAAGTGGAAGTTGGGGTATTGAGCCTGTCCGGCCGACACCTGATTTGCAGTTCAGGATCAATCCAGAGCGCAGGGGTCGTGACCCCTCTGATGCAGAGCGACGGGCTATGACTAGTCAGGATGAGGGTTGGAGAGGTGGACGGGCTGCAGTAGATGAGTGGAAGCCAAGTGTGGGCTGGCAGGGAGAGGAAATAAAGCATGGCGGCAGAATCCACACAGACGCAGAGAGAAAGCCTGGTCTGATCAAAGCCCCATCGGAGGATGGCAGAAGAACTCGTCCTGAGGCCGATTGGAAGCCCAGCCTCCCTCGCCACTCATCTGCtgaggagggcagaggaaggaGAG AATCCGACAGCAGTCACTATGTTCCTGACCCCGAGGCTCTGAGGGACACACTGCGAGAGCCATTGCCCCCTAAGCAGCCTGTTGTGGCCCCTAAATGGCTGTTGAGCTCCACCACAGAGCCTGGCACTGAGGCCTTGCCCCACACACCCATCCACAGCCCTGCAGCCTCATTCTCCTCCTCTGGCTCCTCCAACTCTCCGTCATCCTCCATCCCCAGCGCAGCCACAAAGACCCTGCGGACTGCCTCATCTGCTGTGGCCAGCATGCCCCTGGCATCCTCCTCCACCCAATCCTCCACCCAAGGGCCAATGCCAACACAGCCTGCTAGGCAGCCCCCACTCCCTCCACCCAAACCAGTCAACCGCACCACCAACACTGCCATGCTGG CTTCCACCCTTCAAGGGGGTGACCCCTTTCCCCTCTACTGGTCCTGCTGGAAGCGTGAGGCTGACTATGATGTCTACCTGTCTCTGCCCGTGTACTTATGCCGTCGGGCAGGAGGTGGGCGCACAG CTGAACTCTCACAGGTTGTAGGAAATGCCAACCCAGCTCCAGCTAAGCCATCGCCACCTATGCCCCCCAAGAGAACCACACCAGTCACAAAGCGCCACACTGACAACACCGCCCTTCCCCTCTCCTCGCTGCCTTCTATACTGTCTCTTGAGGACAGGGCAAACATCCCAGGAGGGTTCCCACTGCCCCCGCCTCCACCGTCCCCACCTCTCCCTACACACATCCCACCTTCCCCTCCTCGAGGACACCCCCACCAGCTTCTCCACCAACACTCCTACCCTCATCCTCTCCCCGACCCACTACCTGTCCATTTTGACCCTCCTAGCCCGCAGGAAGAGCTGCCTACTCGTCAAGCCCCAGTGCCCCTGCACATCATGATTCAGCGGGCACTGATAAGCCCTGGAGCTGCCCTCCCTCATCTGGATGCTTCCCACCGTGCCCATTCACTGCTGTTTGAAACCCCTCCAGAATACCAAGGATCTCGCCCGCTGCCAGTCACCATCCAGCCTTTAAAAAT GGCTGAAGATGACTACTCTGACGAAgaggaagaagatgaagaagaagaagaagaggaggaggaggaggaagaggaggaggaagaggatgaaGACGACGAGCCACCTCCTGAACATCTGCCTCCCCCTCAAACTCAGCCAGAGCTGGAGCCTCGCAGCCGCAGGTGCCTCGTGGGTGATGTAAATATCCGAATCATGCCAGAGGGATCAGATAGCAGTGAGGAAGAGGAAAGGGAAGAAGATCAGCAGGCTGATGAGAGCGATTCAGATGGCCCTGTGCTTTACAAAGAGGAGGAATCGGATGAAGAGGAAGAAAGTCCACCGA GTAATCTGGCCAGCAGGGTGAAGAGGAAGGACACTTTGGCTCTGAAGCTGAGTAGTCGGCCCTCAGCCCCAGACAGACAAGCTCCTGAGAGGCAGACCAGAATGGAGTACACGGGTCTGTCATGGCAGAGCAAAGAGCAGTGGGAGGCCATCCGCACACAGATTGGCACAGCACTTACACG ACGACTGAGCCAGAGGCCCACTGCTGAGGAGCTGGAACAGAGAAACATTCTACAGC CCAAAAACGAAGCTGATCGACAGGCAGAAGTTCGGGAGATCAAACGCAGGCTCACCAGAAAG TTAAGTCAGAGGCCAACAGTTGCCGAGTTACAGGCCAGAAAGATCCTGCGCTTCCACGAGTACGTGGAGGTCACACACGCCCAAGACTATGACCGTCGTGCTGACAAACCATGGACCAAACTCACACCCGCTGACAAG GCTGCAATACGAAAGGAACTCAATGAGTTCAAAAGCTCTGAGATGGAAGTACATGAAGAAAGTAGAATTTATACAAG gTTTCATCGTCCATAA
- the phactr4b gene encoding phosphatase and actin regulator 4B isoform X4, with product MADDESSNQHNSTGSEGGDSTPPPKRKGKFSTLGKIFKPWKWRKKKSSEKFKETSEVLERKMSMRRPREELIEQGVLKELPENEADEAHGSKPLYVKNGHTLPVGGTSGSWGIEPVRPTPDLQFRINPERRGRDPSDAERRAMTSQDEGWRGGRAAVDEWKPSVGWQGEEIKHGGRIHTDAERKPGLIKAPSEDGRRTRPEADWKPSLPRHSSAEEGRGRRESDSSHYVPDPEALRDTLREPLPPKQPVVAPKWLLSSTTEPGTEALPHTPIHSPAASFSSSGSSNSPSSSIPSAATKTLRTASSAVASMPLASSSTQSSTQGPMPTQPARQPPLPPPKPVNRTTNTAMLASTLQGGDPFPLYWSCWKREADYDVYLSLPVYLCRRAGGGRTAELSQVVGNANPAPAKPSPPMPPKRTTPVTKRHTDNTALPLSSLPSILSLEDRANIPGGFPLPPPPPSPPLPTHIPPSPPRGHPHQLLHQHSYPHPLPDPLPVHFDPPSPQEELPTRQAPVPLHIMIQRALISPGAALPHLDASHRAHSLLFETPPEYQGSRPLPVTIQPLKMAEDDYSDEEEEDEEEEEEEEEEEEEEEEDEDDEPPPEHLPPPQTQPELEPRSRRCLVGDVNIRIMPEGSDSSEEEEREEDQQADESDSDGPVLYKEEESDEEEESPPSNLASRVKRKDTLALKLSSRPSAPDRQAPERQTRMEYTGLSWQSKEQWEAIRTQIGTALTRRLSQRPTAEELEQRNILQPKNEADRQAEVREIKRRLTRKLSQRPTVAELQARKILRFHEYVEVTHAQDYDRRADKPWTKLTPADKAAIRKELNEFKSSEMEVHEESRIYTRFHRP from the exons ATGATGAAAGCAGCAACCAGCACAATAGTACGGGGAGCGAAGGGGGCGATAGCACTCCTCCCCCCAAGCGCAAGGGCAAGTTCTCGACGCTGGGCAAAATCTTCAAACCTTGGAAATGGAGGAAGAAGAAAAGCAGTGAGAAGTTTAAGGAAACGTCAGAAG TTTTGGAAAGAAAGATGTCGATGAGAAGACCACGGGAGGAGCTGATAGAGCAGGGAGTTCTGAAGGAGCTTCCAGAGAAtg AGGCAGATGAGGCGCATGGGTCCAAGCCCCTGTATGTGAAGAATGGCCACACGCTGCCTGTAGGGGGCACAAGTGGAAGTTGGGGTATTGAGCCTGTCCGGCCGACACCTGATTTGCAGTTCAGGATCAATCCAGAGCGCAGGGGTCGTGACCCCTCTGATGCAGAGCGACGGGCTATGACTAGTCAGGATGAGGGTTGGAGAGGTGGACGGGCTGCAGTAGATGAGTGGAAGCCAAGTGTGGGCTGGCAGGGAGAGGAAATAAAGCATGGCGGCAGAATCCACACAGACGCAGAGAGAAAGCCTGGTCTGATCAAAGCCCCATCGGAGGATGGCAGAAGAACTCGTCCTGAGGCCGATTGGAAGCCCAGCCTCCCTCGCCACTCATCTGCtgaggagggcagaggaaggaGAG AATCCGACAGCAGTCACTATGTTCCTGACCCCGAGGCTCTGAGGGACACACTGCGAGAGCCATTGCCCCCTAAGCAGCCTGTTGTGGCCCCTAAATGGCTGTTGAGCTCCACCACAGAGCCTGGCACTGAGGCCTTGCCCCACACACCCATCCACAGCCCTGCAGCCTCATTCTCCTCCTCTGGCTCCTCCAACTCTCCGTCATCCTCCATCCCCAGCGCAGCCACAAAGACCCTGCGGACTGCCTCATCTGCTGTGGCCAGCATGCCCCTGGCATCCTCCTCCACCCAATCCTCCACCCAAGGGCCAATGCCAACACAGCCTGCTAGGCAGCCCCCACTCCCTCCACCCAAACCAGTCAACCGCACCACCAACACTGCCATGCTGG CTTCCACCCTTCAAGGGGGTGACCCCTTTCCCCTCTACTGGTCCTGCTGGAAGCGTGAGGCTGACTATGATGTCTACCTGTCTCTGCCCGTGTACTTATGCCGTCGGGCAGGAGGTGGGCGCACAG CTGAACTCTCACAGGTTGTAGGAAATGCCAACCCAGCTCCAGCTAAGCCATCGCCACCTATGCCCCCCAAGAGAACCACACCAGTCACAAAGCGCCACACTGACAACACCGCCCTTCCCCTCTCCTCGCTGCCTTCTATACTGTCTCTTGAGGACAGGGCAAACATCCCAGGAGGGTTCCCACTGCCCCCGCCTCCACCGTCCCCACCTCTCCCTACACACATCCCACCTTCCCCTCCTCGAGGACACCCCCACCAGCTTCTCCACCAACACTCCTACCCTCATCCTCTCCCCGACCCACTACCTGTCCATTTTGACCCTCCTAGCCCGCAGGAAGAGCTGCCTACTCGTCAAGCCCCAGTGCCCCTGCACATCATGATTCAGCGGGCACTGATAAGCCCTGGAGCTGCCCTCCCTCATCTGGATGCTTCCCACCGTGCCCATTCACTGCTGTTTGAAACCCCTCCAGAATACCAAGGATCTCGCCCGCTGCCAGTCACCATCCAGCCTTTAAAAAT GGCTGAAGATGACTACTCTGACGAAgaggaagaagatgaagaagaagaagaagaggaggaggaggaggaagaggaggaggaagaggatgaaGACGACGAGCCACCTCCTGAACATCTGCCTCCCCCTCAAACTCAGCCAGAGCTGGAGCCTCGCAGCCGCAGGTGCCTCGTGGGTGATGTAAATATCCGAATCATGCCAGAGGGATCAGATAGCAGTGAGGAAGAGGAAAGGGAAGAAGATCAGCAGGCTGATGAGAGCGATTCAGATGGCCCTGTGCTTTACAAAGAGGAGGAATCGGATGAAGAGGAAGAAAGTCCACCGA GTAATCTGGCCAGCAGGGTGAAGAGGAAGGACACTTTGGCTCTGAAGCTGAGTAGTCGGCCCTCAGCCCCAGACAGACAAGCTCCTGAGAGGCAGACCAGAATGGAGTACACGGGTCTGTCATGGCAGAGCAAAGAGCAGTGGGAGGCCATCCGCACACAGATTGGCACAGCACTTACACG ACGACTGAGCCAGAGGCCCACTGCTGAGGAGCTGGAACAGAGAAACATTCTACAGC CCAAAAACGAAGCTGATCGACAGGCAGAAGTTCGGGAGATCAAACGCAGGCTCACCAGAAAG TTAAGTCAGAGGCCAACAGTTGCCGAGTTACAGGCCAGAAAGATCCTGCGCTTCCACGAGTACGTGGAGGTCACACACGCCCAAGACTATGACCGTCGTGCTGACAAACCATGGACCAAACTCACACCCGCTGACAAG GCTGCAATACGAAAGGAACTCAATGAGTTCAAAAGCTCTGAGATGGAAGTACATGAAGAAAGTAGAATTTATACAAG gTTTCATCGTCCATAA
- the phactr4b gene encoding phosphatase and actin regulator 4B isoform X3: MENLDDESSNQHNSTGSEGGDSTPPPKRKGKFSTLGKIFKPWKWRKKKSSEKFKETSEVLERKMSMRRPREELIEQGVLKELPENEADEAHGSKPLYVKNGHTLPVGGTSGSWGIEPVRPTPDLQFRINPERRGRDPSDAERRAMTSQDEGWRGGRAAVDEWKPSVGWQGEEIKHGGRIHTDAERKPGLIKAPSEDGRRTRPEADWKPSLPRHSSAEEGRGRRESDSSHYVPDPEALRDTLREPLPPKQPVVAPKWLLSSTTEPGTEALPHTPIHSPAASFSSSGSSNSPSSSIPSAATKTLRTASSAVASMPLASSSTQSSTQGPMPTQPARQPPLPPPKPVNRTTNTAMLASTLQGGDPFPLYWSCWKREADYDVYLSLPVYLCRRAGGGRTAELSQVVGNANPAPAKPSPPMPPKRTTPVTKRHTDNTALPLSSLPSILSLEDRANIPGGFPLPPPPPSPPLPTHIPPSPPRGHPHQLLHQHSYPHPLPDPLPVHFDPPSPQEELPTRQAPVPLHIMIQRALISPGAALPHLDASHRAHSLLFETPPEYQGSRPLPVTIQPLKMAEDDYSDEEEEDEEEEEEEEEEEEEEEEDEDDEPPPEHLPPPQTQPELEPRSRRCLVGDVNIRIMPEGSDSSEEEEREEDQQADESDSDGPVLYKEEESDEEEESPPSNLASRVKRKDTLALKLSSRPSAPDRQAPERQTRMEYTGLSWQSKEQWEAIRTQIGTALTRRLSQRPTAEELEQRNILQPKNEADRQAEVREIKRRLTRKLSQRPTVAELQARKILRFHEYVEVTHAQDYDRRADKPWTKLTPADKAAIRKELNEFKSSEMEVHEESRIYTRFHRP, translated from the exons ATGATGAAAGCAGCAACCAGCACAATAGTACGGGGAGCGAAGGGGGCGATAGCACTCCTCCCCCCAAGCGCAAGGGCAAGTTCTCGACGCTGGGCAAAATCTTCAAACCTTGGAAATGGAGGAAGAAGAAAAGCAGTGAGAAGTTTAAGGAAACGTCAGAAG TTTTGGAAAGAAAGATGTCGATGAGAAGACCACGGGAGGAGCTGATAGAGCAGGGAGTTCTGAAGGAGCTTCCAGAGAAtg AGGCAGATGAGGCGCATGGGTCCAAGCCCCTGTATGTGAAGAATGGCCACACGCTGCCTGTAGGGGGCACAAGTGGAAGTTGGGGTATTGAGCCTGTCCGGCCGACACCTGATTTGCAGTTCAGGATCAATCCAGAGCGCAGGGGTCGTGACCCCTCTGATGCAGAGCGACGGGCTATGACTAGTCAGGATGAGGGTTGGAGAGGTGGACGGGCTGCAGTAGATGAGTGGAAGCCAAGTGTGGGCTGGCAGGGAGAGGAAATAAAGCATGGCGGCAGAATCCACACAGACGCAGAGAGAAAGCCTGGTCTGATCAAAGCCCCATCGGAGGATGGCAGAAGAACTCGTCCTGAGGCCGATTGGAAGCCCAGCCTCCCTCGCCACTCATCTGCtgaggagggcagaggaaggaGAG AATCCGACAGCAGTCACTATGTTCCTGACCCCGAGGCTCTGAGGGACACACTGCGAGAGCCATTGCCCCCTAAGCAGCCTGTTGTGGCCCCTAAATGGCTGTTGAGCTCCACCACAGAGCCTGGCACTGAGGCCTTGCCCCACACACCCATCCACAGCCCTGCAGCCTCATTCTCCTCCTCTGGCTCCTCCAACTCTCCGTCATCCTCCATCCCCAGCGCAGCCACAAAGACCCTGCGGACTGCCTCATCTGCTGTGGCCAGCATGCCCCTGGCATCCTCCTCCACCCAATCCTCCACCCAAGGGCCAATGCCAACACAGCCTGCTAGGCAGCCCCCACTCCCTCCACCCAAACCAGTCAACCGCACCACCAACACTGCCATGCTGG CTTCCACCCTTCAAGGGGGTGACCCCTTTCCCCTCTACTGGTCCTGCTGGAAGCGTGAGGCTGACTATGATGTCTACCTGTCTCTGCCCGTGTACTTATGCCGTCGGGCAGGAGGTGGGCGCACAG CTGAACTCTCACAGGTTGTAGGAAATGCCAACCCAGCTCCAGCTAAGCCATCGCCACCTATGCCCCCCAAGAGAACCACACCAGTCACAAAGCGCCACACTGACAACACCGCCCTTCCCCTCTCCTCGCTGCCTTCTATACTGTCTCTTGAGGACAGGGCAAACATCCCAGGAGGGTTCCCACTGCCCCCGCCTCCACCGTCCCCACCTCTCCCTACACACATCCCACCTTCCCCTCCTCGAGGACACCCCCACCAGCTTCTCCACCAACACTCCTACCCTCATCCTCTCCCCGACCCACTACCTGTCCATTTTGACCCTCCTAGCCCGCAGGAAGAGCTGCCTACTCGTCAAGCCCCAGTGCCCCTGCACATCATGATTCAGCGGGCACTGATAAGCCCTGGAGCTGCCCTCCCTCATCTGGATGCTTCCCACCGTGCCCATTCACTGCTGTTTGAAACCCCTCCAGAATACCAAGGATCTCGCCCGCTGCCAGTCACCATCCAGCCTTTAAAAAT GGCTGAAGATGACTACTCTGACGAAgaggaagaagatgaagaagaagaagaagaggaggaggaggaggaagaggaggaggaagaggatgaaGACGACGAGCCACCTCCTGAACATCTGCCTCCCCCTCAAACTCAGCCAGAGCTGGAGCCTCGCAGCCGCAGGTGCCTCGTGGGTGATGTAAATATCCGAATCATGCCAGAGGGATCAGATAGCAGTGAGGAAGAGGAAAGGGAAGAAGATCAGCAGGCTGATGAGAGCGATTCAGATGGCCCTGTGCTTTACAAAGAGGAGGAATCGGATGAAGAGGAAGAAAGTCCACCGA GTAATCTGGCCAGCAGGGTGAAGAGGAAGGACACTTTGGCTCTGAAGCTGAGTAGTCGGCCCTCAGCCCCAGACAGACAAGCTCCTGAGAGGCAGACCAGAATGGAGTACACGGGTCTGTCATGGCAGAGCAAAGAGCAGTGGGAGGCCATCCGCACACAGATTGGCACAGCACTTACACG ACGACTGAGCCAGAGGCCCACTGCTGAGGAGCTGGAACAGAGAAACATTCTACAGC CCAAAAACGAAGCTGATCGACAGGCAGAAGTTCGGGAGATCAAACGCAGGCTCACCAGAAAG TTAAGTCAGAGGCCAACAGTTGCCGAGTTACAGGCCAGAAAGATCCTGCGCTTCCACGAGTACGTGGAGGTCACACACGCCCAAGACTATGACCGTCGTGCTGACAAACCATGGACCAAACTCACACCCGCTGACAAG GCTGCAATACGAAAGGAACTCAATGAGTTCAAAAGCTCTGAGATGGAAGTACATGAAGAAAGTAGAATTTATACAAG gTTTCATCGTCCATAA
- the phactr4b gene encoding phosphatase and actin regulator 4B isoform X5 — MGQSFSLEIASQDTNTHTDDESSNQHNSTGSEGGDSTPPPKRKGKFSTLGKIFKPWKWRKKKSSEKFKETSEVLERKMSMRRPREELIEQGVLKELPENEADEAHGSKPLYVKNGHTLPVGGTSGSWGIEPVRPTPDLQFRINPERRGRDPSDAERRAMTSQDEGWRGGRAAVDEWKPSVGWQGEEIKHGGRIHTDAERKPGLIKAPSEDGRRTRPEADWKPSLPRHSSAEEGRGRRESDSSHYVPDPEALRDTLREPLPPKQPVVAPKWLLSSTTEPGTEALPHTPIHSPAASFSSSGSSNSPSSSIPSAATKTLRTASSAVASMPLASSSTQSSTQGPMPTQPARQPPLPPPKPVNRTTNTAMLAELSQVVGNANPAPAKPSPPMPPKRTTPVTKRHTDNTALPLSSLPSILSLEDRANIPGGFPLPPPPPSPPLPTHIPPSPPRGHPHQLLHQHSYPHPLPDPLPVHFDPPSPQEELPTRQAPVPLHIMIQRALISPGAALPHLDASHRAHSLLFETPPEYQGSRPLPVTIQPLKMAEDDYSDEEEEDEEEEEEEEEEEEEEEEDEDDEPPPEHLPPPQTQPELEPRSRRCLVGDVNIRIMPEGSDSSEEEEREEDQQADESDSDGPVLYKEEESDEEEESPPSNLASRVKRKDTLALKLSSRPSAPDRQAPERQTRMEYTGLSWQSKEQWEAIRTQIGTALTRRLSQRPTAEELEQRNILQPKNEADRQAEVREIKRRLTRKLSQRPTVAELQARKILRFHEYVEVTHAQDYDRRADKPWTKLTPADKAAIRKELNEFKSSEMEVHEESRIYTRFHRP; from the exons ATGATGAAAGCAGCAACCAGCACAATAGTACGGGGAGCGAAGGGGGCGATAGCACTCCTCCCCCCAAGCGCAAGGGCAAGTTCTCGACGCTGGGCAAAATCTTCAAACCTTGGAAATGGAGGAAGAAGAAAAGCAGTGAGAAGTTTAAGGAAACGTCAGAAG TTTTGGAAAGAAAGATGTCGATGAGAAGACCACGGGAGGAGCTGATAGAGCAGGGAGTTCTGAAGGAGCTTCCAGAGAAtg AGGCAGATGAGGCGCATGGGTCCAAGCCCCTGTATGTGAAGAATGGCCACACGCTGCCTGTAGGGGGCACAAGTGGAAGTTGGGGTATTGAGCCTGTCCGGCCGACACCTGATTTGCAGTTCAGGATCAATCCAGAGCGCAGGGGTCGTGACCCCTCTGATGCAGAGCGACGGGCTATGACTAGTCAGGATGAGGGTTGGAGAGGTGGACGGGCTGCAGTAGATGAGTGGAAGCCAAGTGTGGGCTGGCAGGGAGAGGAAATAAAGCATGGCGGCAGAATCCACACAGACGCAGAGAGAAAGCCTGGTCTGATCAAAGCCCCATCGGAGGATGGCAGAAGAACTCGTCCTGAGGCCGATTGGAAGCCCAGCCTCCCTCGCCACTCATCTGCtgaggagggcagaggaaggaGAG AATCCGACAGCAGTCACTATGTTCCTGACCCCGAGGCTCTGAGGGACACACTGCGAGAGCCATTGCCCCCTAAGCAGCCTGTTGTGGCCCCTAAATGGCTGTTGAGCTCCACCACAGAGCCTGGCACTGAGGCCTTGCCCCACACACCCATCCACAGCCCTGCAGCCTCATTCTCCTCCTCTGGCTCCTCCAACTCTCCGTCATCCTCCATCCCCAGCGCAGCCACAAAGACCCTGCGGACTGCCTCATCTGCTGTGGCCAGCATGCCCCTGGCATCCTCCTCCACCCAATCCTCCACCCAAGGGCCAATGCCAACACAGCCTGCTAGGCAGCCCCCACTCCCTCCACCCAAACCAGTCAACCGCACCACCAACACTGCCATGCTGG CTGAACTCTCACAGGTTGTAGGAAATGCCAACCCAGCTCCAGCTAAGCCATCGCCACCTATGCCCCCCAAGAGAACCACACCAGTCACAAAGCGCCACACTGACAACACCGCCCTTCCCCTCTCCTCGCTGCCTTCTATACTGTCTCTTGAGGACAGGGCAAACATCCCAGGAGGGTTCCCACTGCCCCCGCCTCCACCGTCCCCACCTCTCCCTACACACATCCCACCTTCCCCTCCTCGAGGACACCCCCACCAGCTTCTCCACCAACACTCCTACCCTCATCCTCTCCCCGACCCACTACCTGTCCATTTTGACCCTCCTAGCCCGCAGGAAGAGCTGCCTACTCGTCAAGCCCCAGTGCCCCTGCACATCATGATTCAGCGGGCACTGATAAGCCCTGGAGCTGCCCTCCCTCATCTGGATGCTTCCCACCGTGCCCATTCACTGCTGTTTGAAACCCCTCCAGAATACCAAGGATCTCGCCCGCTGCCAGTCACCATCCAGCCTTTAAAAAT GGCTGAAGATGACTACTCTGACGAAgaggaagaagatgaagaagaagaagaagaggaggaggaggaggaagaggaggaggaagaggatgaaGACGACGAGCCACCTCCTGAACATCTGCCTCCCCCTCAAACTCAGCCAGAGCTGGAGCCTCGCAGCCGCAGGTGCCTCGTGGGTGATGTAAATATCCGAATCATGCCAGAGGGATCAGATAGCAGTGAGGAAGAGGAAAGGGAAGAAGATCAGCAGGCTGATGAGAGCGATTCAGATGGCCCTGTGCTTTACAAAGAGGAGGAATCGGATGAAGAGGAAGAAAGTCCACCGA GTAATCTGGCCAGCAGGGTGAAGAGGAAGGACACTTTGGCTCTGAAGCTGAGTAGTCGGCCCTCAGCCCCAGACAGACAAGCTCCTGAGAGGCAGACCAGAATGGAGTACACGGGTCTGTCATGGCAGAGCAAAGAGCAGTGGGAGGCCATCCGCACACAGATTGGCACAGCACTTACACG ACGACTGAGCCAGAGGCCCACTGCTGAGGAGCTGGAACAGAGAAACATTCTACAGC CCAAAAACGAAGCTGATCGACAGGCAGAAGTTCGGGAGATCAAACGCAGGCTCACCAGAAAG TTAAGTCAGAGGCCAACAGTTGCCGAGTTACAGGCCAGAAAGATCCTGCGCTTCCACGAGTACGTGGAGGTCACACACGCCCAAGACTATGACCGTCGTGCTGACAAACCATGGACCAAACTCACACCCGCTGACAAG GCTGCAATACGAAAGGAACTCAATGAGTTCAAAAGCTCTGAGATGGAAGTACATGAAGAAAGTAGAATTTATACAAG gTTTCATCGTCCATAA